The Pogona vitticeps strain Pit_001003342236 chromosome 6, PviZW2.1, whole genome shotgun sequence genome contains a region encoding:
- the LRRC3B gene encoding leucine-rich repeat-containing protein 3B yields the protein MHLVDLWLTRSLSMCLLLQSFVLMILCFHSASMCPKGCLCSHSGGLNVSCSNANLKEIPRDLPPETVLLYLDSNQITSIPNEIFKDLHQLKVLNLSKNIIEFIDEHSFKGVAETLQMLDLSDNRIKSVHKNAFNNLKARARIANNPWHCDCTLQQVLRSMASNHETPNSIICKTAEFDEHAGRPFLNAADPDLCNIPKRTTDYAMLVTMFGWFTMVISYVVYYVRQNQEDARRHLEYLKSLPSRQKKPEEADDISTVV from the coding sequence ATGCATTTGGTAGACCTGTGGTTAACTCGCTCCCTCTCCATGTGTCTGCTCTTACAAAGCTTTGTCCTCATGATACTGTGTTTTCATTCTGCCAGTATGTGCCCCAAAGGATGCCTTTGTTCCCATTCTGGAGGCTTAAATGTCAGTTGCAGCAATGCAAACCTCAAGGAAATACCCCGAGATCTTCCTCCTGAAACTGTCTTGCTTTACTTAGACTCCAATCAGATTACATCCATCCCCAATGAGATTTTCAAGGACTTGCACCAATTAAAAGTCCTCAACTTATCCAAAAACATTATTGAGTTCATTGATGAACACTCCTTCAAAGGGGTGGCAGAAACTTTACAGATGCTGGACTTGTCTGACAATCGGATTAAAAGTGTGCACAAAAATGCTTTTAACAATCTAAAGGCCAGGGCTCGGATTGCAAACAATCCTTGGCACTGTGACTGCACCCTGCAGCAGGTCTTGAGAAGCATGGCATCCAACCATGAAACACCCAACAGTATCATCTGTAAGACTGCAGAGTTTGATGAACATGCTGGGAGGCCGTTCCTCAATGCTGCTGATCCTGACCTCTGTAACATACCTAAAAGGACTACCGACTATGCCATGCTGGTCACCATGTTTGGCTGGTTCACCATGGTGATCTCCTATGTAGTTTACTATGTGCGGCAAAATCAAGAGGATGCACGCCGGCACCTTGAGTACTTGAAATCCCTGCCAAGCAGGCAAAAGAAACCAGAGGAAGCAGATGATATCAGCACTGTCGTATAG